Genomic DNA from Jonesia denitrificans DSM 20603:
GCGCACGCGGGTTGACGGCGACGTTTCGTGCTGCGCAGGAGCGTGGTGAGCGGCATGAGATTGAGGAGTTTTTGTTTTCGTATTATCCGATTCGCCCGCGCAGGTTGGAGCGGTGGTCTGCTGGGGTGGGTGTGGGTTTGTGGGTGCCTGCGGGGGTTGGGTGTGGTGATGCGCGGGCTGAGGTGGACCGGGTGGCTGATGGGCGGTGGATGCGTGTGGTGGAGGGCCCCGATGGTGTGGGGGTTGAGCTTGATGTGGCTGCGTTTGTGAAGGACCGTGGCGCGACGGTGCGGTTTGTTCGTTCGTTGTTGGCGCAGACGGATGGTCGGGCACCTCAGTTGGGGTGTTTTGGGTTGCATGAGTGGGCGATGGTGTATCGCAGTGTGGAGCCTCGGCATGGGTTGCCGTTGCGGTTGGGTGAGCAGGGAACTAACGATGTGGTGGATGCGCAGCGGTTACGGTGTACGCATGTGGATGCGTTTCGGTTTTTTACGCCGGCTGCTGTTCCTCGTAACCGGTGGCAACCCACGCGCGAGACTCAGCCTGCTCTTGAGCAGCCGGGGTGTTTGCACGCGAATATGGATTTGTATAAGTGGGCGTGGAAGTTGCAGCCTGCTGTTCCTGGTGGTTTGCTTCTTGATTGTTTTGAGTTAGCTCGTGATATCCGTTATCTCGACATGCAGGCCTCTCCGTATGATGTGTCACGTTTTGGGTTGCCTGCGGTCATGGTTGAGACCGCGGGTGGGCGTGCGGAGTATGCGCGGCGGCAGAAGGAGTTTGCGGAGCGGTCGCAGCCGTTGCGGCGCCGGTTAATTGAGGTGTGTGACGAGGTGTTGGCCAGGGCTGAGGCTGCTGCGGGCCTGTGTGTTGCCTGATGTCGTTTACGATTCACCCATGACCGGATCATTGTCGGGGCGTGGTGTGGACGGTTCGACGGTGTGTGAGGTGTTTGTGTACCGCCGTTCTGGTGAGCTCACTGTCGATGCGCTGGCTGAGTATGCCCGGGGCCGGTCTGTGATTGCTGGGGTTGGCCCTGGCGAGGATTGTGGTGTTCCTGGCACTGTGGTGTTGCGTGTTGCTGTGGATAACGACACCGGTTCGGTCTTGCGGACGGACTCTTCAGGGCTCCTTGATGCAAGTGATCACGTGGATGTGTGGTTGACCCAGTTGGCACGTCACCTTGGGGTGTCGGTTGACTATGGTGATGGCAGCGTGATTCGACCCAATGGTGATGAGGTTGAGTTGGACACCCCGGAGCGCCCTGGCAGTGTTCGCCGTGTGGTGTTGTGGGATCAAGATTGTGTCTATGACGCTGTGTTGTGTGCTGATGGGGTTGGTGTTCCGCTGTGGCTTGGGTCATGGCCAGGGGTGACCGCGTTCTCCCCCATCGCCCTAGAAACACTGTCCTACGCAGTTGAAGAACGCACATTGCGCGCTCGCGGTGTTCGCAGACCGTGGAACGTGTGGTCACGAGGAACCCGTGTTGGTCTCCTCATGGGTGCAGCTTGGGGCGTTCTTCTTGCTCTCGCAGGTGTGACGCTTGCGGTCAGCAGTTGGAATGCTGGTGAACTGAATTGGTTTGAGGGTATTGGTCTGACTTTCCTGGTTGGGTTGTTTTCCTGGACTGCCTGGGCAAGTGTTCGCGCGCTGCCCGTCATCAAGCAAGCACCACGACTCATCCCCCCAACACTGAGGCAACAGGACGAACCATTCGTGTGAGGTCAGCACGCCCCGTACTGTCCTGACCCAACTGCAGTGCATGTCGGGTTCCACCCATGCCGCTAGTGGCGGTCAGGATCTTTGACACCCCACACATCGCCAGGAATATCACCGGGTAGGTGAGGATTGTTGTGCCCGACAAAACGTGAGACTCGCTGACCACCTGCCGTCATCGCTTCGTAGTCTTTGAGCGCCCCAAAGAACCAGCGGGACAGCAACACAATCGCAACAAGGTTCGTCATCGCCATCATCCACATAGCGATATCTGCTAACCCCCACGCTGCTGGCAGTGTCAGCAACGCACCCAACGCCACAGCCGCAAGGATCACCACACGAAGGCGGCGAGTGCCGCGCTCTGACACATTGAGATAGTGCAGGTTCACCTCCGCATACGAATAGTTCCCAAAAATGGAGGTGAACGCAAAGAGGAACACAATCACCGTCATGAGGATCGTCGCCCAGCTACCAAACTCTGTGGTCACCGCAGCAGTGGTCAAAGCAGCACCCTGCTGTGAACCAATAAGCGACACATCCCACGCCCCAGACACCAAAATCATGATCGCCGTACCCGTACAAATCACGATCGTGTCAATGAAAACCCCCAACGACTGAATCAGCCCCTGCTGCACCGGGTGCGTCACACTAGCCGTGGCCGCCATGTTCGGGGCCGACCCCATCCCCGCCTCGTTCGAGAACAACCCACGCCGAGTCCCGTTCATCAATGCCGCAAAAATACCAGCACCTGTCCCAGCAACCGCCTCATTGAGACCAAACGCAGAGGTCACAATGTCAGCAAAAACACCAGGAACTGCCGGGAGGTTCAACAACGCGACCGCGAGCGCCACAAGAATGTACACACCGGCAACAATGGGCATCCAGGTTCCGGCGAACCGGGCAATGGCGCTGATCCCACGCAACAGCAACGGAGCTAACAGCAGCACCAGCGCAATCGCGGTCACCCACGGTGGAATCGAGTGCCCTTGTTCCAAGGCGTCAGCAATCGTGTTTGCTTGAACCATGTTGAAAGCAAACCCGAACACAAAAATCACGATGATCGCAAACATCGCGGCAAACCGCCGCGACCCCAGCCCGGCGCGAATGTAGTACGCCGGTCCACCACGGAACGTGGCATCACCGTTGTAGCGTTCCTTGAAAATTTGGGCGAGGGTCGCCTCCACAAAACCGGTGGCCATCCCCACAAACGCAACAACCCACATCCAAAAGATGGCACCTGGTCCACCCAGTGTCAGCGCAATGGCA
This window encodes:
- a CDS encoding alanine/glycine:cation symporter family protein: MTDHSSPLVLAWDVTDNLIQPTSDFLHGWILAALLLGVGVFFTIRTRCVQLRLFPRMWATVLGRDDDTQHPGISSFQAFATGMASRVGTGNIVGVAIALTLGGPGAIFWMWVVAFVGMATGFVEATLAQIFKERYNGDATFRGGPAYYIRAGLGSRRFAAMFAIIVIFVFGFAFNMVQANTIADALEQGHSIPPWVTAIALVLLLAPLLLRGISAIARFAGTWMPIVAGVYILVALAVALLNLPAVPGVFADIVTSAFGLNEAVAGTGAGIFAALMNGTRRGLFSNEAGMGSAPNMAATASVTHPVQQGLIQSLGVFIDTIVICTGTAIMILVSGAWDVSLIGSQQGAALTTAAVTTEFGSWATILMTVIVFLFAFTSIFGNYSYAEVNLHYLNVSERGTRRLRVVILAAVALGALLTLPAAWGLADIAMWMMAMTNLVAIVLLSRWFFGALKDYEAMTAGGQRVSRFVGHNNPHLPGDIPGDVWGVKDPDRH